TGCGTGGCCAAGGCTGCGAATTCACCCGGTGCGGCCTGGGCCTTGCGGCTCAATTCCTGGGCCTGGCGGCGCACGCTGTCGACGCTTTGCGGTTCGCTCACCCCAAGGAAAATCTGGCTTACCCGGTACAACGCCGGCGTTACCCACTGGGCCTTGCCGCTGTCATAGGCTTGCTGCAGTTCGGCTGCACTGGGGTAGTCTGCCGGCACCTGGCTGACCGACAGCATGTAGTCGCGGAACACGATCTGCTCGGCGGCGGCGCGGGTCTGTTGTTCCACTTCCGGGCGTTGGCGCCAGCCCTGGGCGTCGGCCTGCTCCAGCACGGCCTTTTGCGCCAGGCGTGAACGGATCCAGGTTTCCAGCGCCCCACGGTTGCCGCGCAACTGCTCGCGGGACTCGGCTGGCAGGCTGGCCAACACGGTTTTCAGTTCCGGCAGGTCGATCTGCTGGTTGCCCAGGCGTGCCACCGCCGGGCCGCCCGCCGGTGCACCGAGCACCGGAGCCGGCTGCTGGGCCGCAACGGGGTCGCTGCCTGGGCGCAGGCTCAGACCCACCGCCACCACTAGCAAGGCCAGCGCACCCGCGCCGACCATCAGGGTTGGTTTTTTCACAGTACAGGTGCCTCTTCGCCAACCGGCTCAACCGCTGCCTGGGCTTGCAACTGCGCAGCTTGCTGACTGTATTCACGCAGGTAGACGATGAATTCCTGCAACAGGCGATCCCACAGTTCCAACTGGCTGCGCAGGTGCGTGGCGCCGACACCAGCCACCACCACATCCATCTCCATCAGCAGGAACTCACCCTGCACCGACAAGCGCGCAAAACGGCGCGAAGCGTTCCACACCTGGGCCAAGCCCTCAGGCAACTCGCCCTGGATACGCAGCGCGCAGCTGTAAGTGAAGTCCACATAGTTGCCCTGCTCTGCCGCCGGGTTGCCGAAACGCACGGCGAAACCGATGCCCTGGCTGGCGCTGAGCAATTGCACGATGCCGTTCTGTTCGGT
The Pseudomonas poae DNA segment above includes these coding regions:
- a CDS encoding peptidylprolyl isomerase, with amino-acid sequence MKKPTLMVGAGALALLVVAVGLSLRPGSDPVAAQQPAPVLGAPAGGPAVARLGNQQIDLPELKTVLASLPAESREQLRGNRGALETWIRSRLAQKAVLEQADAQGWRQRPEVEQQTRAAAEQIVFRDYMLSVSQVPADYPSAAELQQAYDSGKAQWVTPALYRVSQIFLGVSEPQSVDSVRRQAQELSRKAQAAPGEFAALATQFSQDPETAARGGDSGMQPLQQLVPEVRGAVSRLKVGAVSDVVQSAAGFHVLKLTGQQPARTATLDELRERLTQALRAQRQEQIAKAYLEGMLNTATLSIDGAELNKVLE
- a CDS encoding YbjN domain-containing protein, with the protein product MSELITSVTTQSLTELLQEAGYRVNQTEQNGIVQLLSASQGIGFAVRFGNPAAEQGNYVDFTYSCALRIQGELPEGLAQVWNASRRFARLSVQGEFLLMEMDVVVAGVGATHLRSQLELWDRLLQEFIVYLREYSQQAAQLQAQAAVEPVGEEAPVL